One region of Pyramidobacter sp. YE332 genomic DNA includes:
- a CDS encoding PIN domain-containing protein codes for MTDGLKKIVRYSCGALLGLLGALAGYQAGAPLLKAYFPDTVLFHGLAIVLSIAVFGFIGVLLAPYFMKLLHDVGLLFERQLRSTAWPEIVAALTGMIVGLVLANLLVLPFSDTPFGPYLTVLLNVLIGFVMAWIFVTRQGDIRGAMASVKERLSQKRKSRAGKVPAEESEDAEPAADPVPRKILDTSVIIDGRILDIAKTGFLQGTLILPSFVLLELQTVADSKDQNRRARGRMGLDVVKELQKLHQVKLALIEASLADYHTEFVDSGVVSMAKKFGYDVLTTDYNLNKVAQIQNVRVLNVNDLANAMKPALLPGDEVTVNLIKQGKDARQGIGYLDNGTMLVVEDGGPYIGKTVEVTLSSLLQTSAGRMVFGRVKREVKS; via the coding sequence ATGACCGACGGACTGAAAAAAATAGTCAGGTACAGCTGCGGTGCCCTGCTCGGACTGCTGGGCGCTTTAGCCGGTTATCAGGCGGGGGCGCCGCTGCTCAAGGCGTATTTCCCCGACACGGTTCTTTTCCATGGACTGGCGATCGTCCTTTCCATTGCCGTTTTCGGCTTTATTGGCGTCCTTCTGGCGCCGTATTTTATGAAGTTGCTCCACGACGTGGGACTGCTTTTCGAACGTCAGCTGCGCAGCACGGCCTGGCCCGAGATCGTCGCCGCGCTGACGGGCATGATCGTCGGGCTCGTGCTGGCCAATTTGCTGGTGCTGCCCTTTTCCGACACGCCCTTCGGCCCGTACCTGACGGTGCTGCTGAACGTGCTGATCGGCTTCGTCATGGCCTGGATCTTCGTGACCCGTCAGGGGGACATCCGCGGCGCCATGGCTTCGGTGAAAGAGCGCCTCAGCCAGAAGCGGAAGAGCCGCGCCGGAAAAGTCCCGGCGGAAGAGAGCGAAGACGCTGAACCGGCGGCCGATCCGGTGCCGCGCAAGATCCTCGACACCAGCGTCATCATCGACGGACGCATCCTCGACATCGCCAAGACGGGATTCCTTCAGGGCACTTTGATTCTGCCGTCGTTCGTGCTGCTCGAACTGCAGACCGTGGCCGACTCGAAGGACCAGAACCGCCGCGCCCGCGGCCGCATGGGACTGGACGTGGTCAAGGAACTGCAGAAACTCCATCAGGTGAAGCTGGCGCTGATCGAAGCCTCGCTGGCCGATTATCACACCGAGTTCGTGGATTCGGGCGTGGTGTCCATGGCCAAAAAATTCGGTTACGACGTGCTCACCACCGATTACAATCTCAACAAAGTCGCGCAGATCCAGAACGTGCGCGTGCTGAACGTCAACGATCTGGCCAACGCGATGAAGCCCGCCCTGCTGCCCGGCGACGAAGTGACGGTAAATCTGATCAAACAAGGCAAGGACGCGCGTCAGGGCATCGGCTATCTCGACAACGGCACGATGCTTGTCGTCGAAGACGGCGGCCCCTACATCGGCAAGACGGTGGAGGTGACGCTCTCGTCGCTGCTGCAGACCTCGGCCGGGCGCATGGTCTTCGGCCGCGTCAAGCGCGAGGTGAAAAGTTGA
- a CDS encoding YbaB/EbfC family nucleoid-associated protein has product MNFGGRGGMGNMNQMLKQAQAMQAKMMKAQEELKEARVEGNAGGGMVRATVNGQGELVGVKISKEVVDPEDVEMLEDLILAAVSDAANKAREMMEQRMGSLTGGMKLPF; this is encoded by the coding sequence ATGAACTTTGGCGGCAGAGGCGGTATGGGCAACATGAACCAGATGCTCAAGCAGGCTCAGGCGATGCAGGCGAAGATGATGAAGGCTCAGGAAGAGCTGAAGGAGGCCCGCGTGGAGGGCAATGCCGGCGGCGGCATGGTCAGGGCCACGGTCAACGGGCAGGGTGAACTGGTCGGCGTGAAGATCTCCAAAGAAGTGGTCGATCCCGAAGACGTGGAAATGCTCGAAGACCTGATCCTCGCGGCGGTGTCCGACGCGGCCAACAAAGCCCGGGAAATGATGGAACAGCGCATGGGCTCTCTGACCGGCGGCATGAAGCTGCCGTTTTAG
- a CDS encoding ISNCY family transposase has product MKQERMTLSQKELDRIRIIGALVDGRMTNREAAEKLGLCQRQIIRIKKRFVVQGAAGLVHGNRGRTSRRRIGDEVRESVLKAYEEVYYDFNFSHFAECLNEREGIRISRSSVVRILKDEGIRSKKSVRRRPKLHRSRPRKVAAGMLWQTDATSFEWFGRGNGRATLHAYIDDATGIVTGACFTENECMAGYVAALGMGIEGYGLPMAIYSDRHTIFRSPKARAQDDEDRIEGNEKNEGNGRNEGNGRNEENEGNEAGKGEPLSCFGRGLKDLGIGQIFALTPEAKGRVERLWNTMQDRLPGS; this is encoded by the coding sequence ATGAAACAGGAGCGAATGACATTGTCACAAAAGGAACTGGATCGTATCAGGATTATCGGAGCGCTTGTCGACGGACGCATGACGAACAGGGAGGCGGCGGAGAAGCTGGGGCTCTGTCAACGGCAAATCATCAGGATCAAAAAGAGGTTCGTCGTTCAAGGGGCGGCGGGGCTTGTTCACGGCAACCGCGGCAGAACGTCTCGGCGCAGGATCGGAGATGAGGTTCGGGAGTCGGTGCTGAAGGCGTATGAGGAGGTCTATTACGATTTCAACTTCTCTCACTTTGCGGAATGCCTGAACGAACGGGAGGGGATCAGGATCAGCCGTTCGAGTGTCGTCCGCATCCTGAAGGACGAGGGGATCAGGAGCAAGAAGAGTGTGCGGCGACGGCCGAAGCTTCACCGTTCCCGACCGCGGAAGGTGGCCGCGGGGATGTTGTGGCAGACTGACGCCACGTCGTTTGAATGGTTTGGCAGGGGGAACGGGCGTGCGACGCTGCACGCTTATATTGACGATGCGACGGGGATCGTGACTGGCGCCTGTTTCACTGAGAACGAATGTATGGCGGGCTATGTCGCCGCGCTGGGGATGGGGATCGAGGGGTATGGGCTGCCGATGGCGATTTACAGCGACCGGCATACGATTTTCCGCTCTCCAAAGGCACGGGCGCAGGATGATGAGGATCGGATCGAAGGGAATGAAAAAAATGAAGGGAATGGAAGGAATGAAGGGAATGGAAGGAATGAAGAAAATGAAGGGAATGAGGCGGGGAAGGGGGAGCCGTTAAGTTGTTTCGGACGGGGGCTGAAGGATCTTGGGATCGGGCAGATCTTTGCCTTGACGCCGGAGGCGAAGGGGCGTGTCGAACGTCTTTGGAACACGATGCAGGACAGGCTGCCGGGGAGCTGA
- the ispF gene encoding 2-C-methyl-D-erythritol 2,4-cyclodiphosphate synthase, which produces MSRAFVILAAGRGTRLGGEPKQFRLLGGRPVWGWSLETARILRREKLIDRIVLVLPPENALTAPDGVTVAAGGASRALSVLSALRACGEDEVLLHDAARPFAGVPLCRRLIAASTGENAVIPLLPEANALKKIENGRIEPLDRDGVYITQTPQLFPRAALRELLENAPRADFKDEAELWLQRGETLDWVAGENMNFKVTESGDWEMARKIADAGEIRTGLGYDVHPLVPGRRLILGGVIVDSPLGLDGHSDADALAHAAADALLSAAGLPDIGTLYPAGDEKFKDADSMALLRDALAKVNAEGWRLEWLSAVLTVQTPRLAPWKDAIVRSLETVLGSGRLSMTFKSGERVGPAGEAQAVFVWASATLRR; this is translated from the coding sequence TTGAGCCGCGCTTTCGTCATCCTCGCGGCGGGAAGAGGAACGCGCCTCGGCGGCGAACCCAAACAATTCCGCCTTTTGGGCGGGCGTCCCGTCTGGGGATGGAGTTTGGAAACGGCGCGGATACTGCGGAGGGAAAAGCTGATCGACCGGATCGTGCTCGTCCTGCCGCCTGAAAACGCGCTGACGGCGCCCGACGGCGTGACCGTCGCGGCCGGCGGCGCGTCGCGCGCGCTTTCCGTGTTGTCGGCGCTGCGCGCCTGCGGTGAGGACGAAGTGCTGCTGCATGACGCCGCGCGCCCGTTTGCTGGCGTGCCGCTGTGCCGGCGTCTGATCGCCGCCTCGACGGGGGAGAACGCCGTGATCCCGCTGCTGCCGGAGGCGAACGCGCTGAAAAAGATCGAAAACGGCCGCATCGAGCCGCTTGACCGCGACGGCGTTTACATCACCCAGACGCCGCAGCTTTTTCCGCGCGCGGCGTTGCGGGAACTGCTCGAGAACGCTCCACGCGCCGATTTCAAAGACGAAGCCGAATTGTGGCTGCAGCGGGGCGAAACGCTTGATTGGGTGGCGGGCGAGAACATGAACTTCAAAGTGACGGAAAGCGGCGACTGGGAAATGGCGCGGAAAATTGCCGATGCCGGCGAGATCCGTACCGGCCTCGGCTACGACGTGCATCCGCTCGTGCCGGGGCGAAGGCTGATCCTCGGCGGCGTCATCGTCGACTCGCCGCTGGGGCTCGACGGCCATTCCGACGCCGACGCGCTCGCTCACGCCGCGGCCGACGCCCTGCTCAGCGCCGCGGGGCTGCCGGACATCGGCACGCTGTATCCCGCCGGCGACGAAAAGTTCAAAGACGCCGACAGCATGGCGCTGCTTCGCGATGCGCTCGCCAAAGTCAACGCCGAAGGCTGGCGGCTCGAATGGCTGAGCGCCGTGCTGACTGTGCAGACGCCGCGGCTGGCGCCGTGGAAAGACGCGATCGTCCGTTCGCTGGAAACGGTTCTCGGCAGCGGACGGCTGAGCATGACCTTCAAATCGGGCGAACGCGTCGGTCCGGCCGGCGAGGCGCAGGCCGTCTTCGTCTGGGCGTCGGCGACGTTGCGCCGCTGA
- a CDS encoding V-type ATP synthase subunit D, which translates to MSGEDVRSLPERLRQRIRRLTVSRERLGARSLEQKRRLAELTARTASALAMLNIYSGPQSAELFRLSFSPIAVESRKEIRSGVECPQFYRADAGMRHGLLPRYTSLLTSPQEESASLQVEELVRSLWEYINGMMELRSADHLIRRLRRSLKQAERAREQAVRSFAARRAARERAFETERHRRKVSEGR; encoded by the coding sequence ATGAGCGGAGAAGACGTCCGCTCTTTGCCGGAGAGGCTGCGCCAGCGCATCCGTCGGCTGACCGTCAGCCGGGAGCGCCTCGGCGCCCGGAGTCTCGAACAGAAACGGCGGCTGGCCGAACTGACGGCGCGGACCGCTTCCGCTCTGGCGATGCTGAACATTTACAGCGGGCCGCAGAGCGCCGAGCTGTTCCGGCTCAGTTTTTCCCCGATCGCCGTCGAATCGAGAAAGGAAATTCGTTCCGGCGTGGAGTGTCCGCAGTTTTACCGTGCGGACGCCGGCATGCGGCACGGCCTGCTGCCGCGCTATACCTCGCTGCTCACCTCGCCTCAGGAGGAGAGCGCTTCGCTCCAGGTCGAGGAATTGGTGCGTTCGCTGTGGGAGTATATCAACGGCATGATGGAGTTGCGTTCGGCGGATCATCTGATCCGCCGGCTGCGGCGCAGCCTGAAACAGGCGGAGCGGGCGCGCGAGCAGGCTGTCCGTTCGTTTGCGGCGCGGCGTGCCGCCCGCGAGCGCGCTTTCGAAACGGAACGGCACCGGCGGAAAGTGAGCGAAGGACGATGA
- the rimP gene encoding ribosome maturation factor RimP translates to MEKISEQLKALVESLGYEFVGAETVKEAGSQILRVYIDRDGGVGLDDCERCAKDISGLLDTAADAFEDRYLLEVSSPGLERPLFKAEDYARFAGRSVSIRLRDVYEGRRRVTAVIEGVKDGAVLLDCGGEPLDLPLAKIQKAHLVYEEEKGQKKTFKKRGGKS, encoded by the coding sequence ATGGAAAAGATTTCCGAACAACTGAAGGCGCTCGTCGAATCGCTGGGTTATGAATTCGTCGGCGCGGAGACCGTCAAGGAAGCCGGCTCGCAGATCCTGCGCGTGTACATCGACCGCGACGGCGGCGTCGGTCTCGACGACTGCGAACGGTGCGCCAAGGACATCAGCGGTCTGCTCGATACCGCGGCGGACGCCTTCGAGGACCGTTATCTGCTCGAGGTCAGTTCGCCCGGACTGGAACGTCCGCTGTTCAAAGCGGAGGACTACGCGCGTTTTGCGGGACGTTCCGTCAGCATCCGCCTGAGAGACGTTTACGAGGGGAGACGGCGCGTCACGGCCGTGATCGAGGGGGTAAAGGACGGCGCAGTCCTTTTGGACTGCGGCGGCGAACCGCTGGATCTTCCGTTGGCGAAAATCCAGAAAGCCCATTTGGTTTACGAGGAAGAGAAGGGGCAGAAGAAGACCTTCAAGAAAAGGGGAGGAAAAAGTTAG
- the recR gene encoding recombination mediator RecR, whose amino-acid sequence MALPEPIERLISLLKKFPGVGEKSARRMAFYVLQEGEGFGADLARSVGELNRRLTTCEKCGNLTETQPCPICGDPLRDRSLLCVTETIEDLVSIEQSGLFNGLYFVLGTSLSPLEDRESLPEETVRLLRKRFEEYPIREAIIATNPRIEGDMTFYALLEALRDIPVKKSRLAYGLPVGGSIEFADRVTLHAALESRQEIRE is encoded by the coding sequence ATGGCTCTGCCTGAACCGATCGAACGTCTGATCTCGCTGCTGAAAAAATTTCCCGGCGTGGGCGAAAAGAGCGCCCGGCGCATGGCCTTTTACGTGCTTCAGGAGGGCGAGGGCTTCGGCGCCGACCTGGCACGTTCCGTCGGCGAGCTGAACCGGCGCCTGACCACCTGCGAGAAGTGCGGCAATCTGACCGAGACGCAGCCCTGCCCCATCTGCGGCGATCCGCTGCGCGACCGTTCGCTGCTCTGCGTCACCGAAACCATCGAGGACCTCGTCAGTATCGAGCAGTCGGGGCTTTTCAACGGCCTGTACTTCGTGCTCGGCACGTCGCTTTCGCCGCTGGAAGACCGCGAATCGCTCCCCGAAGAGACGGTGCGCCTGCTGCGCAAACGCTTCGAAGAGTATCCGATCCGCGAGGCGATCATCGCCACGAATCCGCGCATCGAAGGCGACATGACCTTTTACGCGCTGCTGGAGGCGCTGCGGGACATCCCCGTGAAAAAATCGCGCTTGGCGTACGGCCTGCCGGTCGGCGGTTCCATCGAGTTCGCCGATCGCGTCACGCTCCACGCGGCGCTGGAGAGCCGGCAAGAGATCAGGGAGTAG
- a CDS encoding 23S rRNA (pseudouridine(1915)-N(3))-methyltransferase RlmH, giving the protein MKIEVLAMGRPREPFIVKGLEHYRTRLKPLLPVEWTFLPEPGKGKKLTVEQRKELEGQEFLKRIGGEDVLFLLDERGRALGSEELSSRIYDLLGGGRGRLVFLIGGPYGTSEALQKRGNVIISLSKMTFTHEMALLLLSEQIYRAAMIHEGSKYHH; this is encoded by the coding sequence ATGAAAATCGAAGTGCTGGCCATGGGGCGTCCGCGCGAGCCGTTCATCGTCAAAGGTCTGGAACACTATCGGACGCGTTTGAAGCCGCTGCTGCCGGTGGAGTGGACTTTTTTGCCCGAACCGGGCAAAGGGAAAAAACTGACCGTCGAGCAGCGCAAAGAGCTTGAGGGACAGGAGTTCCTCAAGCGCATCGGCGGCGAGGACGTTCTTTTTCTGCTGGACGAGCGCGGGCGAGCGCTGGGCAGCGAAGAGCTCTCGAGCAGGATCTACGATCTGCTTGGCGGCGGGCGGGGACGGCTGGTTTTTCTGATCGGAGGTCCCTACGGCACTTCGGAGGCGCTGCAAAAACGCGGAAACGTGATAATATCTTTGTCGAAGATGACCTTCACGCACGAGATGGCGCTGCTGCTTCTCAGCGAGCAGATCTATCGCGCGGCCATGATCCACGAGGGCTCGAAATATCATCATTGA